From Pseudomonas arsenicoxydans:
AGGTGCTGAGCACCGAGCAGCACCCGGACGCCGACAAGTTGCGTGTTTGCCAGGTCAGCAATGGCGTGGAGACGTTCCAGGTCGTTTGCGGTGCGCCCAACGTGCGCCCGGGCCTGAAGATTCCGTTCGCCATGATTGGCGCCGAACTGCCAGGCGACTTCAAGATCAAGAAAGCCAAGCTGCGTGGCGTTGAATCCAACGGCATGCTGTGCTCGCAAGCCGAGCTGCAAGTCGGCGAAGGCAACGATGGTCTGATGGAATTGCCGGCCGATGCGCCGGTCGGTCAGGACATTCGTGAATACTTGGGCCTGGACGACGCCAGCATCGAGGTCGACCTGACTCCGAACCGCGGTGACTGCCTGTCCCTGGCCGGTCTGGCCCGTGAAGTCGGTGCGCTGTATGCCGCTGAAGTCACCCGTCCGGTGGTGGCTGTCGTGCCGGCCGTGCATGACGAAGTACGTTCTATCGAAGTGCTGGCGCCAGCCGCTTGCCCGCGTTATCTGGGTCGCGTGATCCGTAACGTCGACCTGTCCAAGCCTACGCCGCTGTGGATGGTCGAGCGTCTTCGTCGTGGCGATGTGCGTAGCATCGACGCGGCTGTCGACATCACCAACTATGTGATGCTTGAGCTGGGTCAGCCGTTGCACGCCTTCGATCTCGCCGAAATCAATGGCGGCATCCGCGTGCGCATGGCCGAAGAAGGCGAGAAGCTGGTGCTGCTCGACGGTCAGGAAGTCAGCCTGCGTAGCGATACGCTGGTCATTGCCGACCACACCCGCGCCCTGGCGATTGCCGGCGTCATGGGCGGCGAGCACAGCGGTGTCAACACCGCGACCACTCGCGATATTTTCCTGGAAAGCGCGTTCTTCGATCAGATTGCTGTCGCTGGCAAGGCCCGTTCCTACGGCCTGCACACCGATGCTTCGCACCGCTACGAGCGTGGCGTGGACTGGCAGCTGGCCCGTGAAGCCATGGAGCGCGCCACAGGCCTGCTGCTGGAAATCACTGGTGGTGAAGCCGGACCGATCATCGAGACCGTCAGCGAACAGCATTTGCCGAAGATTGCTCCAGTCACCTTGCGTGCGCAGCGCATCACTCAGATGCTGGGCATGGAGATGGAGTCGGCCGAAGTCGAGCGTCTGCTCAGCGGCCTGGGTCTGAATATTTCCGCCGACGGGGCAGGGCAGTGGCGCGTTGAAGTGCCAAGCCATCGCTTCGACATCAGCCTGGAAGTCGATCTGATCGAAGAGCTGGCACGCCTGTACGGTTACAACCGTCTGCCGGTTCGTTATCCACAAGCCCGTCTGGCGCCGCAAGCCAAGGCTGAAGCGCGTAGCGACCTGCCTGAGCTGCGTCGTCTGCTGGTCGCCCGTGGTTATCAGGAAGCGATCACCTACAGCTTCATCGATCCGAAACAATTCGAGCTGTTTAATCCAGGTGTTGAGCCGCTTCTGCTGGCCAACCCGATTTCCAACGACATGGCTGCCATGCGTTCGTCCTTGTGGCCGGGTCTGGTCAAGGCGCTTCAGCACAACCTGAACCGTCAACAGGATCGCGTCCGCTTGTTCGAAAGTGGCCTGCGCTTCGTGGGGCAGCTGGAAGGCCTGAAGCAAGAGCCAATGCTGGCCGGTGTTGTGTGCGGTAGCCGTCTGCCGGAAGGTTGGGCGCAGGGTCGCGATGTCGTGGACTTCTTCGACATCAAGGCTGACGTGGAAGCGGTACTTGGCTTTGCCGGTGCGCTGGATTCGTTCACATTCGTGCCGGGCAAACACCCAGCGCTGCACCCGGGTCAAACCGCGCGCATCGAACGTGAAGGTCGCCTGGTCGGTTTCGTCGGCGCTATCCACCCTGAATTGTCGAAAACCCTCGGTCTCGACCGTCCGGTCTTCGTTTTCGAGCTGGTCCTGGCCGAAGTGGCGTTGGGGAAAATGCCGAAATTCAGCGAGTTGTCGCGCTTTCCTGAAGTGCGTCGTGACTTGGCACTCATTGCGGCCACGGACGTCGCGGCCAGTGCTGTACTGGATGTAATCCGTGAAAATGCAGGCGAATGGCTCACGGACCTCAGGCTATTTGACGTGTATCAGGGTAAAGGCATTGATCCTGATAGAAAAAGCCTTGCAGTCGGCTTGACCTGGCAGCATCCATCGCGCACTCTTAATGACGATGAGGTGAATACCGCGACGCAAAACATCCTCACCTCGCTCGAACAAAGGTTGAACGCCACGTTAAGGAAGTGACGTATGGGGGCTCTGACGAAAGCTGAGATGGCGGAACGTCTGTATGAGGAGTTGGGCCTGAATAAACGGGAGGCCAAGGAATTGGTCGAACTGTTTTTTGAAGAAATCAGGCACGCTCTTGAAGACAACGAACAAGTCAAATTGTCCGGTTTCGGCAATTTCGACCTTCGGGACAAACGCCAGCGGCCTGGCCGCAATCCGAAAACGGGTGAAGAAATCCCGATCACGGCTCGCCGTGTGGTCACCTTTCGTCCAGGGCAGAAGTTGAAGGCCCGAGTTGAGGCTTATGCTGGAACCAAGTCATAACGACGAGCTACCCGTCATCCCAGGCAAACGCTACTTCACCATTGGTGAAGTTAGCGAGCTGTGCGCAGTAAAACCGCACGTGCTGCGCTATTGGGAGCAGGAGTTTCCTCAACTCAACCCCGTCAAACGCCGCGGAAACCGCCGGTATTATCAGCGACAAGACGTGCTGATGATCCGGCAGATCCGCGCGCTCCTATACGATCAAGGTTTCACCATCGGCGGCGCTCGCTTGCGTCTGTCCGGCGATGAAGCCAAAGACGACACCACTCAGTACAAACAAATGATTCGGCAGATGATCGCTGAATTGGAAGATGTGCTGGTTGTACTCAAGAAATAATTTCCTGCGTTTGAATACTTCCAGTTTTCAAACGCTTGCGATATATTCTTGAGCGTTCTTCGAGAAGAAGGACGAGTTACACGCCTAGTCGGGGCGTAGCGCAGTCCGGTAGCGCACTAGCATGGGGTGCTAGGGGTCGAGTGTTCGAATCACTCCGTCCCGACCATATAATTCAAGGGGTTGCGAGATTTTATCTCGCGACCCTTTTTTATTTTTGATCGTTTTTACCCCTACAAAACGACTGGCTTTGGGTGGAATCCTCACCTCTTTCGGAGGAGATGGGCGCAAGATTTCTGGGTGCCAATGTCCCCCCGCAGTAATTTCGGCGATGGAGGGCAGGGATGGACCTAGTTGACGGCTCGTCAGGCAGTTTTCAGCTTTTGCTGTGGGGGTAGCTGATGGCGACTACTTGCCTCGCTCGCTCTGAAAGACCTCCTGAGCTGTTGACGCCGACGTCGAATTGACCTAGTTGCTGAGATGTCACTGACCCAGTGTGACTCCTCACAAACCATTGCCTGTTCTAGATTGGCGTCTATTTGAGGTGGGTCAGTCATGCATCGGCAACTGGGGAGTTTTCAATCGGCGGCAACAGCCTCAGGTTTTTTAATAGGGCCTTGTGATCGTTTATCTGGTTGCTCGCCAAGTTCACGTTAACAGACTGATCATCCTGCTTTTTGGAGAAGCTCTACTCAAAGCCTCCCCGGGAGGGTTTGAGTCCTGAAAGAATTGCAAGGCGAAGGGCTGTCGGAAGACATGCAGGTTCTGTGGCTTGCCGCGAGTGCCCTTGACGCTCTCGCGAGGAATGAACCCGGACTGCTGGTCAAGATCGACATTTCCATTCGACCAAAAGCAACTCATAGTTCGGCACAAGGTGCCCACGACTTCATGCGGCTGGAATCCGTGTGGTCAAGGAGAAGGGCATTGTCCAAGGAGGCGCAGTGAGAGCTGGCCACAAAATGGGGGACCAGTTGGGGGACTTGGAGTAGTAAAAAAGGCAAAGCCCTGAATAATCAGGGCTTTGCCGTATAAAGATGGCGGAGGCGATGGTAGGCGCTAAATGATTCAGAGACGCCTTTTAGTATGTCAGTAGCGCATCATGTAATTGCTCAAAATCGTCCACAGAGTGAGCATTGCTGGTTTCACTCGCCCTTCCTGGCTCAACCTGCCTGAAGGATTTCCGGAGTTGGCGAGCATCTGAGCGCACTACCGTCCGTCGAATGGGGGCCAGCCCGCATTAGCGGCCCGGATTCCACGACTACGCTTCAAGGCTAGTGCTGTATCTACCTACGCCCCGCAGTTCTGAGCGTGCCCATCGAACTCAAGCAGTTCCAAATGGAGCTAAGAGCTATGCGCCCCATCGAGTTGATCGCTTTCCTTCCCGTTGCGATTGTCGGCGCCTTCCTGGCATCGGCACCCGTGCATGCCGAGCAAGTTACCGGCACGCTGGGTTCACCCAGTGCCACCATCAGTATCAGCGGTGCGCAACTGCCACCCCCCGATCCGAAATTCGGCGGAGTCATTCAAGACGACGCCCTGCAGTCCAAACCCTGGTGGGCGCCGCGCGTGGTTCCGCCGAAAGGGGCGCCCAACGTCCTGCTGATCATCACCGACGACGCCGGCTTCGGCGTGCCCAGCACTTTCGGTGGCGTCATTCCTACGCCGACGATGGATCGCATCGCCCAGCAAGGGCTACGCTACAACCGGGTCTTCTCCACAGCGCTGTGCTCGCCGACTCGAGCCGCGCTGATCACCGGGCGCAATCACCACTCGGCGGGCTTCGGTGTGATCTCGGAGCAGTCGACCGGCTTCCCGGGCTACAACAGCGTCATCGACCGGGACAAGGTGACGATCGGGCGCATCCTGCTCGACAACGGCTACTCCACCTCCTGGTTCGGCAAGGACCACAACACGCCAGTCTTCGCTGCCAGCCAGGCCGGGCCATTCGATCAATGGCCAACCGGCATGGGCTTTGAGTACTTTTACGGCTTCGTCGGTGGCGATTCCAATCAATGGGAGCCAAACCTGTTTCGCAATACGACCCAGATCTATCCGTTCCTTGGCCATTCGCCCGGCACTTGGAACCTGGTCACGGCCATGGCCGATGACGCAATCGACTGGATGACGCGTATCCATCAGATCGACCCCAACAAGCCGTTTTTCATCAAATACGCGCCCGGCGCCACGCACGCGCCGCACCACCCCACCAAGGAGTGGGTGGACAAGATCAGCCAGATGAAGCTCTTTGACGAGGGTTGGGGCAAGGTGCGCGAGCGCATCTTCGAAAACCAGAAGCGCCTGGGGGTTGTCCCGAAAGATGCCCAGTTGCCACCGTGGCCGAAAGAGGTGCTGAAGGAGTGGGATCAACTGACGGCTGAAGAGCAGAAGCTCTATATCCGTCAGGTCGAGGTCTTCGCCGCCTACGCCGCCTATAGCGACAGCGAGATCGGCCGCGTCGTGCAGGCGGTCGAGGACCTGGGCAAGCTCGACAATACGTTGATCATCTATATCAACGGCGACAACGGCACCAGTGCCGAGGGCGGACCACTCGGCACCCCCAACGAAGTCGCCTTTTTCAACGGCGTCAGTGTGCCGGTCGCGGAACAGATGAAGTTCTACGACGTGTGGGGCACCGATAAAACCTACAACCACATGTCGGCCGGTTGGTCCTGGACCTTTGACACACCATTTTCCTGGTTCAAGCAAAACGCCTCGCAGCTCGGCGGCATCAATCAAAATATGGTGGTGGCGTGGCCGGCGCGGATCAAGGACAAGGGCGGCCTGCGCGAGCAGTTCGTGCATGTCATCGATGTGGTGCCGACGATCCTTGAAGCGGCCGGCATCCGTGCGCCCGACACGGTGGATGGCATCGCGCAGAAACCGATCGAAGGGACCAGCTTTGCCTACACCTTTGATGCGAAGAATGCCCAGGCGCCGTCGCAGCACACGACGCAGTACTTCGAAATGATGGGCCAGTGGGCCCTGTACCAGGACGGCTGGTTTCTGAGCACGAAAGTCAATCGTGCGCCGTGGGAAGCCTTCGGCCCGGCCAATCCGGATCCGCTGAACAACCAAGAGCTTGAGCTCTTCAACCTTAAAACCGACTTCAACCAGACCGATAACCTCGCCGCTAAGAACCCGGAAAAGGTCAAGGCAATGAAGCAGGCATTCATTGCCGAGGCCAAGAAGTACCAGGTTTTACCGCTGGACGCTTCGGTGGCTGCTCGCATCATTGCGCCACGCCCCAACATCACCGCCGGGCGCACAGAGTTCGTCTATAAGAGGCCGATGACCGGATTGCCGCAGGGCGACTCGCCTCTGTTGCTAAACACCTCCTACACGATCACCGCCGACATTGAAGTGCCGCAGGGGGGGGGCGAAGGCATGATCCTTACCTCTGGCGGGCGGTTCGCCGGGTATGGTTTCTACCTGCTTAAGGGTAAGCCCGTGTTTTTGTGGAACCTGATTGATCTGCAACGCCTGAAGTGGGAAGGCCCTGAGGCGTTACCGCCGGGCCGGCACACGCTGGAGTTTGACTTCAAGTACGACGGGGTTGGTGTCGGCACACTCGAGTTCAACGACTTCAGCGGCCTCGCCCAGCCCGGTACTGGCACGCTCAAGGTGGACGACACAGTGGTCGCCACCCAGCGCATGGAGCGCACGCTGCCGATGATCCTGCAGTGGGACGAGTCGTTCGACATAGGCTCCGACACGTTGACCGGCGTGAACGATGCGGATTACCAACCGCCGTTCCCACTGACGGCCAAACTGAACCAGCTGACGATCAAGGTCGATCGCCCGCAGTTGTCACCCGAGGACATCAAGAAGCTGCAGGCGGCAATGGAGGCGAAAGCAAAACAAGATTGAGCCTGCCTCGGGTGTGGGGAGCGCAGACGGTGCCTGTCTGGGCATGGATGTCGCCCGTGGTCAAAGGGATAGTAATGGTCACAACCTGCAGAAACCAAGGGGCGCGCGAATGCTTATCAGGAAACGGCGGTTGGGCATCGCTTTAGTCGCAGTCGGAATAGCGTCTGCCGGCTTGGCTTTTGCTGTGTATCAGGACATTCGCGGGCCATTGCCTTTGACACTCGGTGATGGGGGAAATGGCCCCCAGGGAATGGTGTGGCTGCCTGCGGGTGAGTTTATGATGGGCAGCGATCATAAGCAGGCGCGACCCAACGAGGGGCCGGCGCACAAGGTGCGACTCGATGGCTATTGGATCGACCGCTACGACGTCACCAATGCCGATTTCGCCCGTTTCATTGCCGAAACGCATTACGTCACCACCGCCGAACGCAAACCCAAATGGGAAGATCTGAAGGTGCAGCTACCGCCGGGTACTTCGGAGCCGGAAGACAGTGTGATGGTACCTGGGGCATTGGTTTTCGTGGGCACCGACAGGCCAGTCCCTCTGAATGATTTCAGTCAGTGGTGGGCATTTGTCCCTGGGGCTGACTGGCGCCATCCGTTGGGCCCCGGCAGTTCGATTGAAGGCAAGGAAACCCATCCAGTCGTTCAGGTCTCACTTGAAGATGCACAGGCATATGCAACGTGGGCACATAAGCGTCTGCTGACTGAAGCTGAATGGGAGTACGCCGCGAGAGGCGGACTGGAACAAGCGACTTATGCGTGGGGGAATGACTTCACACC
This genomic window contains:
- the pheT gene encoding phenylalanine--tRNA ligase subunit beta, which produces MKFSEQWLRGWVSPQVSRDELVARLSMAGLEVDSVTPAAGEFTGVVVGEVLSTEQHPDADKLRVCQVSNGVETFQVVCGAPNVRPGLKIPFAMIGAELPGDFKIKKAKLRGVESNGMLCSQAELQVGEGNDGLMELPADAPVGQDIREYLGLDDASIEVDLTPNRGDCLSLAGLAREVGALYAAEVTRPVVAVVPAVHDEVRSIEVLAPAACPRYLGRVIRNVDLSKPTPLWMVERLRRGDVRSIDAAVDITNYVMLELGQPLHAFDLAEINGGIRVRMAEEGEKLVLLDGQEVSLRSDTLVIADHTRALAIAGVMGGEHSGVNTATTRDIFLESAFFDQIAVAGKARSYGLHTDASHRYERGVDWQLAREAMERATGLLLEITGGEAGPIIETVSEQHLPKIAPVTLRAQRITQMLGMEMESAEVERLLSGLGLNISADGAGQWRVEVPSHRFDISLEVDLIEELARLYGYNRLPVRYPQARLAPQAKAEARSDLPELRRLLVARGYQEAITYSFIDPKQFELFNPGVEPLLLANPISNDMAAMRSSLWPGLVKALQHNLNRQQDRVRLFESGLRFVGQLEGLKQEPMLAGVVCGSRLPEGWAQGRDVVDFFDIKADVEAVLGFAGALDSFTFVPGKHPALHPGQTARIEREGRLVGFVGAIHPELSKTLGLDRPVFVFELVLAEVALGKMPKFSELSRFPEVRRDLALIAATDVAASAVLDVIRENAGEWLTDLRLFDVYQGKGIDPDRKSLAVGLTWQHPSRTLNDDEVNTATQNILTSLEQRLNATLRK
- the ihfA gene encoding integration host factor subunit alpha; its protein translation is MGALTKAEMAERLYEELGLNKREAKELVELFFEEIRHALEDNEQVKLSGFGNFDLRDKRQRPGRNPKTGEEIPITARRVVTFRPGQKLKARVEAYAGTKS
- a CDS encoding MerR family transcriptional regulator; the protein is MLEPSHNDELPVIPGKRYFTIGEVSELCAVKPHVLRYWEQEFPQLNPVKRRGNRRYYQRQDVLMIRQIRALLYDQGFTIGGARLRLSGDEAKDDTTQYKQMIRQMIAELEDVLVVLKK
- a CDS encoding arylsulfatase, whose product is MRPIELIAFLPVAIVGAFLASAPVHAEQVTGTLGSPSATISISGAQLPPPDPKFGGVIQDDALQSKPWWAPRVVPPKGAPNVLLIITDDAGFGVPSTFGGVIPTPTMDRIAQQGLRYNRVFSTALCSPTRAALITGRNHHSAGFGVISEQSTGFPGYNSVIDRDKVTIGRILLDNGYSTSWFGKDHNTPVFAASQAGPFDQWPTGMGFEYFYGFVGGDSNQWEPNLFRNTTQIYPFLGHSPGTWNLVTAMADDAIDWMTRIHQIDPNKPFFIKYAPGATHAPHHPTKEWVDKISQMKLFDEGWGKVRERIFENQKRLGVVPKDAQLPPWPKEVLKEWDQLTAEEQKLYIRQVEVFAAYAAYSDSEIGRVVQAVEDLGKLDNTLIIYINGDNGTSAEGGPLGTPNEVAFFNGVSVPVAEQMKFYDVWGTDKTYNHMSAGWSWTFDTPFSWFKQNASQLGGINQNMVVAWPARIKDKGGLREQFVHVIDVVPTILEAAGIRAPDTVDGIAQKPIEGTSFAYTFDAKNAQAPSQHTTQYFEMMGQWALYQDGWFLSTKVNRAPWEAFGPANPDPLNNQELELFNLKTDFNQTDNLAAKNPEKVKAMKQAFIAEAKKYQVLPLDASVAARIIAPRPNITAGRTEFVYKRPMTGLPQGDSPLLLNTSYTITADIEVPQGGGEGMILTSGGRFAGYGFYLLKGKPVFLWNLIDLQRLKWEGPEALPPGRHTLEFDFKYDGVGVGTLEFNDFSGLAQPGTGTLKVDDTVVATQRMERTLPMILQWDESFDIGSDTLTGVNDADYQPPFPLTAKLNQLTIKVDRPQLSPEDIKKLQAAMEAKAKQD
- a CDS encoding formylglycine-generating enzyme family protein encodes the protein MLIRKRRLGIALVAVGIASAGLAFAVYQDIRGPLPLTLGDGGNGPQGMVWLPAGEFMMGSDHKQARPNEGPAHKVRLDGYWIDRYDVTNADFARFIAETHYVTTAERKPKWEDLKVQLPPGTSEPEDSVMVPGALVFVGTDRPVPLNDFSQWWAFVPGADWRHPLGPGSSIEGKETHPVVQVSLEDAQAYATWAHKRLLTEAEWEYAARGGLEQATYAWGNDFTPNGEKMANTWNEVQPFPVTGSSNRFKIGTKPVGSYRPNAYGLYDMSGNVWQWVADWYRADAFKVGLKLNSIGEVLFNPVGPSESYDPELGVTANAPQRVIRGGSFLCSDSYCTSFRASARQGADPMNSMSHLGFRLAMSNDHWEKNR